A genomic region of Nitrosomonas ureae contains the following coding sequences:
- a CDS encoding DUF4019 domain-containing protein, which translates to MTKRLFAILLLLLFTHAVHADDSDILQKVESSARSWLEFVDGGQYQESWENSSPLLKAKIPEAVWMKSLTTLRSSRGAINTRFIATAGATKSLSGFPDGDYVVLQFYTTFTGKGLILETVTLVKAADESWQVCDYVIK; encoded by the coding sequence ATGACAAAACGATTATTCGCGATATTACTGCTGCTTCTATTTACTCATGCTGTGCATGCCGATGATAGCGATATTCTTCAAAAGGTTGAAAGCAGTGCGCGCTCATGGCTGGAATTTGTTGATGGTGGACAATATCAAGAAAGCTGGGAAAATTCATCCCCACTCTTAAAAGCCAAAATACCGGAAGCCGTCTGGATGAAATCATTGACTACGCTCAGATCCTCGCGTGGCGCCATAAACACCCGATTTATCGCCACAGCGGGTGCAACAAAATCATTATCCGGATTTCCTGACGGAGATTACGTGGTTTTGCAGTTCTACACCACTTTCACCGGAAAGGGTCTGATTCTGGAGACAGTCACGCTGGTCAAGGCAGCGGATGAATCGTGGCAAGTTTGCGACTATGTCATCAAATAA